TAGCAGGTAAAAAAATAAATAATGATAAAGATAGGTAAAGCCTTGGGATTTTCAATACTTGTAAACATGGTAATGCCTGACACACAAGCCAACCATGCTTTAGGATTAAGCCATTGCAATAAGAAACCATCTTTAAAATTAGGAATAATAATGTTGTCTACGGGAGCACTTGAAATGGAAATATGGGTAGCAGAGAGAATAATTTTTATACCGATATAACAAACAAATAGCGTTCCGCATACGGCTAAGATTTTTAATAAAAGCGGGAAATTAACCAAAACACTTTGCAATCCAAATGCCATAAAAATCAGAAGCAACGTAAAACCAATGGTCGCCCCTGAAATATAGGGAAGCGATCTTTTTAAACCATGATTTAAGCTGGTCGATAAAATAACGGTATTGACGGGACCCGGGGTAATAGACATTGCAAAAGAAAAAAGGAACATCGAAGCAAACATTATTATTGTCCTTATTAAAATAAAATAGACAGATCTGTCTATTTTATTTTATCTATTTAGGCCGTTATAACAATACTCACAGGCGTTTTATTTTATCATTTGCAAGAAATAGTTCACCAAGGCTTCTACCAATTGTTTCACAATGGCTTTTCTGGTTTCTTCATCAATACTTGGAACTTTTGATTCCATCGGTTCAGAAGAACCACTTTTTTGCTTTTTAAACTGGTCTTGTAAGGCTTTAATTTGCTCAGCACTTAAGTCTCGTTCACACTGACTTTCACCATCCCAGTGTAAATAGTCTAGCTTCTGATTTGGCTTAACTTGGCTAGAAGTTAACGGCAAACGATAAACATTGCGTTTTTGTTGT
This window of the Acinetobacter sp. XH1741 genome carries:
- a CDS encoding LysE family translocator encodes the protein MFASMFLFSFAMSITPGPVNTVILSTSLNHGLKRSLPYISGATIGFTLLLIFMAFGLQSVLVNFPLLLKILAVCGTLFVCYIGIKIILSATHISISSAPVDNIIIPNFKDGFLLQWLNPKAWLACVSGITMFTSIENPKALPIFIIIYFFTCYVCLFFWGLCGDKFSVVLNQGNRLKYFNILMGAFLILSALLILIDFF